A single genomic interval of Bacteroidota bacterium harbors:
- a CDS encoding glycosyltransferase family 2 protein, whose protein sequence is MMISGFTMAKNVSKLYYPIKESIQSILPIVDEFVVALGDCDEDDKTREIINSINSPKIKIIDTKWDIEKFPDGMENAHQTDIAKETCSGDWLFYLQADEVVHEKYHETIKNRCKELLNNTEIEALLFNYIHFYGDYKHYLNSHGWYAQEIRIIRNNKDIHSFRSAQSFRRIPDFDGKSYRKKEGSIKLKVAKVDAYIYHYGWVRPPKFMQKKKKALDTIHKGKETVAEMYDKVPAEFDYGPLGRLPIFTTTHPKVMKTKISKFDWGKKLDYAKKSKKNRKLFKHEQLKYRLLTFVEQKILNKKQLFGNSNWEIINT, encoded by the coding sequence ATGATGATAAGTGGATTTACAATGGCAAAGAATGTTTCCAAGCTTTATTATCCTATAAAAGAATCAATACAATCAATTTTACCAATAGTTGATGAGTTTGTTGTTGCCCTTGGAGATTGTGATGAAGATGACAAAACAAGAGAAATTATAAACAGTATTAATTCTCCTAAAATAAAAATAATTGATACTAAATGGGATATTGAAAAATTTCCTGACGGAATGGAAAATGCACATCAAACCGATATTGCCAAAGAAACATGTTCAGGGGATTGGCTTTTTTATCTTCAAGCTGATGAAGTTGTACATGAAAAATATCATGAAACAATTAAAAACAGATGCAAAGAGCTTTTGAATAATACGGAAATTGAAGCCTTACTTTTTAATTACATTCATTTTTATGGAGATTATAAGCATTACTTAAATTCTCATGGATGGTATGCTCAAGAAATTAGAATTATAAGAAACAATAAAGATATTCATTCATTTCGTTCGGCTCAGTCATTTAGAAGAATCCCTGATTTTGATGGTAAAAGTTATAGAAAAAAAGAAGGAAGCATAAAATTGAAAGTTGCCAAAGTTGATGCTTACATTTATCATTACGGATGGGTAAGACCTCCGAAATTTATGCAAAAAAAGAAAAAAGCACTTGATACAATTCATAAAGGGAAAGAAACAGTTGCGGAAATGTACGACAAAGTACCTGCAGAATTTGATTACGGACCTCTTGGTCGTCTTCCAATTTTTACAACAACACATCCGAAAGTGATGAAAACAAAAATATCAAAATTTGACTGGGGTAAGAAATTAGATTACGCAAAGAAATCAAAAAAAAATAGAAAATTATTTAAACATGAGCAACTAAAATACAGGCTACTAACCTTTGTTGAACAAAAAATTTTAAATAAAAAACAACTTTTTGGTAATTCAAATTGGGAAATTATTAATACTTGA
- a CDS encoding ATP-binding protein — MDNLYKTLFYEWQQKKVESSKPREYDLTVYSKTKINKIIVLTGFRRVGKTTLLFDLAIKLQKKNPKNVLYINFEDERIPIETSFLTGLSEAILEFYPNPPQFILLDEIQLIPNWSKWLRRMYDNTDFRFYVTGSNSKMSSAEIPTELRGRFIELYISPLNFKEFLNFKDFNKELTDIEYRKSDFIKLKKLLDEFIFDGGLPEIVLENNNLSKDIAQSYFATVVSRDIIERNLIKNTFALKTIIKQLVQSQTFTISKMYNSIKSMQIDIGKNTISEYIGFIEGSYFFRFLTCFSFKVRKSMMLPRKVYCIDRIFLSALSTKFSKNTGWYYENTVASSLFNTDKEVYYWKSVDSSYEVDFVIRKEEKTIALVQVSFDIENQDTLKRELRALITASKELNCDKLILITRSEDRKVEDEWFGTKATITMMPLWKWLISGIDEI, encoded by the coding sequence ATGGATAATCTTTACAAAACACTATTTTATGAATGGCAACAAAAGAAAGTTGAATCTTCAAAGCCACGTGAATATGATTTGACAGTTTATAGCAAAACTAAAATAAATAAAATAATTGTTCTTACAGGTTTCAGACGTGTAGGTAAAACAACATTGCTTTTTGATTTGGCTATAAAACTCCAAAAGAAAAACCCAAAAAATGTGTTATACATAAATTTTGAAGATGAAAGAATTCCAATAGAAACCTCCTTTTTAACAGGTCTATCGGAAGCTATTTTAGAGTTTTATCCCAATCCACCTCAATTTATTCTTTTAGATGAAATACAATTGATTCCAAATTGGAGCAAATGGCTTCGTAGAATGTATGACAACACTGATTTTAGGTTTTACGTTACAGGTTCCAATTCAAAAATGTCATCAGCAGAAATTCCGACAGAATTAAGGGGGCGTTTTATTGAGCTTTATATTTCACCTTTAAACTTTAAAGAATTTCTGAACTTTAAAGATTTTAATAAAGAATTAACTGACATTGAATATCGGAAATCTGATTTTATTAAATTAAAAAAACTATTAGACGAATTTATATTTGATGGCGGATTACCTGAAATAGTCCTTGAAAATAATAATTTAAGCAAAGATATAGCACAAAGTTATTTTGCTACTGTTGTCAGCAGAGACATTATTGAAAGAAACCTTATTAAAAATACTTTTGCATTAAAAACAATTATCAAACAATTAGTGCAATCACAGACATTTACAATTTCAAAAATGTATAATAGTATAAAAAGCATGCAGATAGACATTGGAAAAAATACTATTTCCGAATATATTGGGTTTATTGAAGGTTCGTATTTTTTTCGCTTTCTGACTTGTTTTTCATTCAAGGTCAGAAAAAGCATGATGCTCCCAAGAAAAGTATATTGTATTGACAGGATTTTTCTTTCCGCATTATCAACAAAGTTTTCTAAAAACACAGGATGGTATTATGAAAATACTGTTGCATCTTCGCTTTTCAATACCGATAAAGAAGTATATTATTGGAAATCAGTTGACAGTTCTTATGAAGTTGATTTTGTAATAAGGAAAGAAGAAAAAACTATAGCTCTTGTACAAGTAAGTTTTGATATTGAAAACCAAGATACATTAAAAAGAGAATTAAGAGCATTAATAACCGCTTCAAAAGAGTTGAATTGTGATAAGCTTATTTTAATAACCCGATCGGAAGACAGGAAAGTTGAAGATGAATGGTTTGGAACAAAAGCAACAATAACTATGATGCCATTATGGAAATGGCTTATTAGTGGAATTGATGAAATATAA
- a CDS encoding metallophosphoesterase family protein, with translation MKLAIIADIHEDIISLKHAIRKIEKNNCDKIICLGDISGFSVPHYSHQKTRNAHECLEIIKQNCEIIIIGNHDLFAVKKLPENNQKFKYPSNWYELDYDEKLKKSNGLIWLYDNDELNPLYTKKDIEFLLTLPEFYILKTEKYNILLTHYLYPDITGSSKQFLEKLSDFKEHFEFMKTNNCQISICGHAHKKNIFVALKNKIIQPAFKKLKLPTELAIILSPPIVNSNGFLIFDTDNFKLERKRI, from the coding sequence ATGAAGTTAGCAATTATTGCAGATATTCATGAAGATATTATCAGCCTTAAGCATGCTATTAGAAAAATTGAAAAAAATAATTGTGATAAAATTATTTGTCTTGGAGATATTTCAGGTTTTTCTGTACCACATTACTCACATCAGAAAACAAGAAATGCACATGAATGCCTTGAAATAATAAAACAAAATTGCGAAATAATTATTATTGGCAACCACGATTTATTTGCTGTGAAGAAACTCCCTGAGAATAATCAGAAGTTTAAATATCCTTCAAATTGGTACGAATTAGACTATGACGAAAAACTTAAAAAATCAAATGGATTGATATGGCTATACGATAATGATGAACTTAATCCTTTATATACAAAAAAAGACATTGAATTTCTATTAACACTTCCTGAATTCTATATCCTTAAAACAGAGAAATACAATATTTTACTTACTCATTATCTGTACCCTGATATAACGGGATCATCAAAACAATTTCTTGAGAAATTATCTGATTTTAAAGAGCATTTTGAATTTATGAAAACCAATAATTGCCAAATATCTATTTGTGGACATGCACATAAAAAAAATATTTTTGTTGCATTAAAAAACAAAATAATTCAGCCTGCTTTCAAAAAGTTAAAACTCCCTACAGAATTAGCTATTATTTTATCCCCTCCAATTGTTAATTCAAATGGATTTCTTATCTTTGATACCGATAATTTTAAATTGGAAAGAAAAAGAATTTAA